One window of Vicinamibacterales bacterium genomic DNA carries:
- a CDS encoding BON domain-containing protein has product MRKTFIVAATVAAWSVAGTAFARPPVQDKPKETTVVVKDDAGEKSKQAADKTEKAAQKTGKAVTDTSITTEVKTRLMKDKAGRANKIDVDTKSGVVTIAGSVPTATDKARIGRLVEKTTGVKSVQNNLTVGVAAGTSGHDGVAVKDDSGAVAIKTDDSKVVVKDDAAEKGRSAADKSEDAAKKTGDAISDASITTAVKTRLMSDTAARGRSIDVSTKNGVVTIGGAVPTGADRARIGELVEKTTGVKSVNNALTVK; this is encoded by the coding sequence ATGAGGAAGACGTTCATCGTTGCCGCGACGGTCGCGGCGTGGTCGGTCGCCGGGACCGCATTCGCGAGACCGCCCGTTCAGGACAAACCCAAGGAAACGACCGTCGTCGTCAAGGACGACGCTGGCGAGAAATCGAAGCAGGCCGCCGACAAGACCGAGAAAGCCGCACAGAAGACCGGCAAGGCCGTGACCGATACGTCGATCACGACCGAGGTCAAAACGCGGCTGATGAAGGACAAGGCTGGCCGCGCCAACAAGATCGACGTCGACACCAAGAGCGGCGTCGTCACGATCGCCGGCAGCGTGCCGACCGCGACCGACAAGGCCCGCATCGGCCGGCTGGTGGAGAAGACGACCGGCGTGAAAAGCGTCCAGAACAACCTGACGGTCGGCGTTGCCGCTGGCACCAGCGGGCACGACGGCGTCGCGGTGAAGGATGATTCCGGAGCGGTCGCGATCAAGACCGACGACAGCAAGGTCGTCGTCAAGGATGACGCCGCCGAGAAGGGGCGGAGCGCCGCCGACAAGAGCGAAGACGCGGCGAAGAAGACGGGTGATGCGATCAGCGACGCCTCCATCACCACCGCCGTGAAGACGCGCCTGATGTCGGATACCGCCGCGCGCGGAAGGTCGATTGACGTCTCGACAAAGAACGGCGTCGTGACCATCGGGGGCGCCGTGCCGACCGGCGCCGATCGGGCGAGAATCGGGGAGCTGGTGGAGAAGACGACCGGCGTCAAGAGCGTGAACAACGCCCTGACCGTCAAGTAG
- a CDS encoding M67 family metallopeptidase, producing MSEQRAAATVSRTGVQLSGRVLDAIRRHAADAYPHECCGALIGAAAGDDLVEIVDAKALDNVTDEGPRRRFRVSPADYRQSEARARELGAELVGFYHSHPDHPAQPSQYDLDHAWPNFSYVIVAVAQATPGDLRSWRLRPDRSQFDEETVL from the coding sequence ATGAGCGAGCAGCGAGCGGCGGCGACGGTGTCGAGAACCGGGGTGCAGCTGAGCGGACGCGTGCTGGACGCGATCCGGCGTCACGCGGCGGATGCCTATCCCCACGAATGCTGCGGCGCGCTGATCGGCGCTGCCGCGGGCGACGACCTCGTCGAGATCGTCGACGCCAAGGCGCTGGACAACGTCACCGACGAAGGTCCGCGACGCCGCTTCCGCGTCAGTCCTGCCGACTACCGGCAGTCCGAGGCGCGCGCGCGCGAGCTCGGCGCCGAGCTGGTCGGCTTCTATCACTCGCATCCGGATCATCCGGCGCAGCCGTCGCAGTACGACCTCGATCACGCGTGGCCGAACTTCAGCTACGTGATCGTCGCCGTCGCCCAGGCCACGCCGGGCGACCTGCGCTCGTGGCGCCTGCGTCCGGATCGCTCGCAGTTCGACGAGGAGACCGTGCTATGA
- a CDS encoding ABC transporter permease, translated as MLARFRSLARHLRRRSAFEDAMDAEMRFHLESRTADLVGRGLPPAEAARQARLEFGSIEKQKDEARAGAGLRRLDELGGDLRYACRGFRRDKTFAATAIVTLALGIGANAAIFTLIDALVLRALPVSRPGELDQLALGSKIDQRGDPSFSYPMVLALDREREVFTSVAGFSGFSFSEGSGASPQRVSSAVVTGQFYETLGLQPAAGRLLEAADDQPGAPLVAVASFAYWQRERAGNPAAVGQRLLLNGVPVELVGVSPRGFTGANVGAMADITVPVAAIARLTPAMSTLLGTGNTWLRVLARRRGGVTQEQAAARLAAAWPRIAEAAINPAWSGARKRSVSEAIVRFGPGATGWTYLRELYVTPLRVLMAAASLVLLIACANVASLLLARASSRRRETAVRMALGASRARVIRQLLVESLILALVGAAAGVVLAWDASRLLVGLISSGGSPLVFDLTPNWRLLGYTTAVASGTALLFGIAPAFHATAWGAHAALRDDARTGSARQRLLPWLVAAQIAVSLVLLVGAALFIRTLRNLQTLDPGFKAEGVLFVEFERGPARVPSTALDAVRAIPGVVSASVATHTPLSGASWGDPLVPAGQPIPERDTALLIGVAPGFFRTLDMTLTAGRDFTDRDQRESPGVAIVNQRYADAYFPHENPIGHHLAGTVNGAARDLEIVGVARNTNTGSLRSTPPRTVYLPYAQVIGATSTNVVVRATGSLIDVAAALRRTLQPLAPVTPLEARPLSDQVRDAIGREHLMAVLAGAFGALALTLAAVGIYGLLAFAVARRTREIGIRVALGARRGSVIALMLRAAQLPLVAGVAIGAVAAWIAARAVESMLFGLTPHDSLALGGAIAVLLVVAHVAAYLPARRAARVDPLVALKSE; from the coding sequence ATGCTGGCCCGATTCCGCTCGCTCGCGAGGCACCTGCGGCGCCGAAGCGCCTTCGAGGACGCCATGGACGCCGAGATGCGGTTCCATCTCGAGAGCCGCACCGCCGATCTGGTCGGACGCGGTCTGCCGCCAGCCGAAGCCGCCCGTCAGGCTCGCCTCGAATTCGGATCGATCGAGAAGCAAAAGGACGAAGCGCGCGCCGGCGCCGGCTTGCGCCGGCTCGACGAGCTGGGCGGCGACCTGCGCTATGCCTGCCGCGGCTTCAGGCGCGACAAGACCTTCGCCGCCACCGCGATCGTGACCCTCGCGCTCGGCATCGGCGCCAACGCGGCGATCTTCACCCTGATCGACGCGCTGGTCCTGCGCGCGCTGCCGGTCAGCCGGCCCGGCGAGCTCGATCAGCTGGCGCTCGGGTCGAAGATCGATCAGCGCGGCGATCCGAGCTTCTCCTATCCGATGGTCCTGGCGCTCGACCGCGAGCGTGAGGTCTTCACCAGCGTCGCCGGCTTCAGCGGATTCTCGTTCTCCGAGGGCAGCGGCGCGTCGCCGCAGCGGGTATCCAGCGCCGTCGTCACCGGCCAGTTCTACGAGACGCTCGGCCTGCAACCGGCTGCCGGCCGTCTGCTCGAGGCCGCCGACGACCAGCCGGGCGCGCCGCTCGTGGCCGTGGCGAGCTTCGCCTATTGGCAGCGTGAGCGCGCCGGCAACCCGGCGGCCGTCGGCCAGCGCCTTCTGCTCAACGGCGTTCCCGTCGAGCTCGTCGGCGTCAGCCCGCGCGGGTTCACCGGCGCCAACGTCGGCGCCATGGCGGACATCACCGTGCCGGTCGCCGCGATCGCGCGGCTGACGCCGGCCATGTCGACACTGCTCGGCACGGGCAACACCTGGCTGCGCGTGCTGGCGCGGCGCCGCGGCGGCGTCACGCAGGAGCAGGCCGCGGCGCGACTCGCCGCCGCGTGGCCGCGCATCGCCGAAGCCGCCATCAATCCCGCGTGGTCGGGGGCCCGGAAGCGATCCGTGTCCGAGGCGATCGTGCGGTTCGGACCTGGCGCGACCGGATGGACGTACCTGCGCGAGCTGTATGTCACGCCGCTGCGCGTGCTGATGGCCGCGGCCTCGCTGGTGCTGCTTATCGCCTGCGCCAACGTCGCGAGCCTGCTGCTCGCACGAGCCTCGAGCCGCCGCCGGGAGACGGCCGTGCGCATGGCGCTCGGCGCCAGTCGCGCCCGGGTCATTCGGCAGCTTCTCGTCGAAAGCCTGATCCTGGCGCTCGTCGGCGCGGCGGCCGGCGTCGTGCTGGCGTGGGACGCGAGCCGGCTGCTCGTCGGCCTCATCTCCAGCGGCGGCTCTCCACTCGTCTTCGATCTCACGCCCAACTGGCGTCTGCTCGGCTACACGACGGCGGTCGCCTCAGGCACGGCGCTCCTCTTCGGCATCGCGCCGGCTTTTCACGCCACGGCGTGGGGCGCACATGCCGCCCTGAGAGACGACGCGCGAACCGGGAGCGCCCGCCAGCGGCTGCTGCCCTGGCTCGTAGCGGCGCAGATCGCGGTGTCGCTCGTGCTGCTGGTCGGCGCCGCGCTCTTCATCCGCACGCTGCGCAATCTGCAGACGCTGGATCCCGGCTTCAAGGCGGAGGGCGTCCTCTTCGTCGAATTCGAACGCGGTCCGGCGCGGGTACCGTCTACCGCGCTCGACGCGGTGCGGGCGATCCCAGGCGTCGTCTCCGCCAGCGTCGCGACGCACACGCCGCTGAGCGGCGCCTCTTGGGGGGATCCGCTGGTCCCGGCAGGCCAGCCCATTCCGGAGCGCGACACCGCCCTGCTCATCGGCGTCGCGCCCGGCTTCTTCCGGACGCTCGACATGACGCTCACCGCCGGGCGCGACTTCACCGATCGCGACCAACGCGAGAGTCCTGGCGTCGCCATCGTCAATCAGCGCTACGCCGATGCCTATTTTCCGCACGAGAACCCGATTGGCCACCACCTCGCGGGCACGGTCAATGGCGCGGCCCGCGATCTCGAGATCGTCGGCGTTGCACGCAACACCAACACCGGCAGCCTGCGGAGCACACCGCCGCGTACGGTGTATCTCCCCTACGCGCAGGTGATCGGAGCCACCTCGACAAACGTGGTCGTCCGCGCGACGGGATCGCTGATCGACGTCGCCGCAGCGCTGCGGCGGACGCTCCAACCGCTCGCGCCGGTGACGCCGCTCGAGGCGCGTCCGCTGTCGGACCAGGTGCGGGACGCGATCGGGCGCGAACACCTGATGGCGGTGCTTGCCGGCGCCTTTGGCGCGCTCGCGCTGACGCTGGCCGCGGTCGGCATCTACGGGTTGCTCGCGTTCGCGGTGGCGCGCCGCACCCGCGAGATCGGCATTCGCGTGGCGCTTGGCGCCAGGCGCGGCAGCGTCATTGCGCTGATGCTCCGTGCCGCGCAACTGCCGCTCGTCGCCGGCGTCGCGATCGGAGCGGTGGCGGCGTGGATCGCCGCGCGCGCCGTCGAGTCGATGCTCTTCGGGCTGACGCCGCACGATTCGCTGGCGCTGGGCGGCGCGATCGCCGTCCTGCTCGTCGTCGCCCACGTCGCCGCCTATCTGCCCGCGCGCCGGGCGGCGCGCGTCGATCCGCTCGTCGCGCTCAAGAGCGAGTAA
- a CDS encoding PadR family transcriptional regulator, whose translation MAEQADLLPGTLDMLILKAVSLGALHGYGVLLRIEQMTRGALQIEQGALYPALYRLERQGLLDAEWGTSDNNRRAKFYTLTAAGRKRLREETDSWNRAAAAVATALKARPSEG comes from the coding sequence ATGGCTGAACAGGCGGACCTGCTGCCCGGGACGCTGGACATGCTGATTCTGAAGGCGGTGTCGCTTGGCGCCCTGCACGGCTACGGCGTGCTGCTGCGCATCGAGCAGATGACGCGCGGCGCGCTGCAGATCGAGCAGGGGGCGCTCTATCCGGCGCTCTACCGGCTGGAGCGGCAGGGGCTGCTCGACGCCGAATGGGGGACGTCGGACAACAACCGGCGCGCGAAGTTCTACACGCTGACGGCGGCGGGCCGAAAACGCCTGCGTGAAGAAACCGACAGCTGGAACCGCGCGGCCGCCGCCGTCGCGACGGCGCTCAAGGCACGCCCGTCGGAAGGCTGA
- a CDS encoding nitrite/sulfite reductase, protein MSVVDDPKTYGRARLSFASEADIDEFASVLGQFERGEIGPDQWRGFRLLRGTYGQRQAEDAQMLRVKIPQGVLTGPQLEALADVADRYSRGFGHITTRQNIQFHFVKLHDAEPAMRRLADDGLTTREACGNSVRNITSCPYAGVADDELFDVTPYAEALTRYLLRHPLSSKLPRKFKIGFEGCAEDHTKVAINDLGFRATASEDGARGFRVTVAGGTAILCRTGAVIHEFIPTGEIYDVADAVMRVFAEFGDYQHRQRNRLKFLVKSMGWDRWLEEYRRALAGVRAEPRRARPFDADHAEIEAPPDWPAPQAPDPVAIEARANAAHLRGAGTRPSLLPITNDSEERWLRTNVRPQKQRGYAMAIVTIPLGDLTAPQFRIVADLAAAYGDGSVRVTVEQNLIIRWVKMDRLHDLYVALDAARLSHSGLGTIADVVSCPGAETCRIAVTQSRGLGHLLGEHLRANPELAAAAGPGDIKISGCPNGCGQHHISAIGFQGSIRKLGARAVPQYFVMVGGGVDTDGAAFGRIAAKIPARRAPEAVERLIALYRAERRDRELLSDYFRRADAVRVKQVLADLESLSDATARPEDFIDLAEDQEFAPVILDGECSA, encoded by the coding sequence ATGTCAGTAGTGGACGATCCGAAGACCTACGGCCGCGCGCGACTGAGCTTCGCGAGCGAAGCCGACATCGACGAGTTCGCGTCGGTGCTGGGGCAATTCGAGCGCGGTGAGATTGGCCCCGATCAGTGGCGCGGGTTCCGGTTGCTGCGCGGCACCTACGGGCAGCGCCAGGCGGAGGACGCGCAGATGCTGCGGGTGAAGATCCCGCAGGGCGTGCTCACCGGACCGCAGCTGGAGGCGCTCGCCGACGTCGCCGATCGCTACTCGCGCGGCTTCGGCCACATCACCACACGCCAGAACATCCAGTTCCATTTCGTGAAGCTGCACGACGCCGAGCCGGCGATGCGGCGGCTCGCCGACGACGGGTTGACGACGCGCGAGGCCTGCGGCAACTCTGTCAGGAACATCACCTCCTGCCCGTACGCCGGCGTCGCCGACGATGAGCTGTTCGATGTCACGCCGTATGCCGAGGCGCTGACGCGCTACCTGTTGCGCCATCCGTTGAGCTCGAAGCTGCCGCGCAAGTTCAAGATCGGCTTCGAAGGCTGCGCCGAGGATCACACCAAGGTCGCGATCAACGACCTCGGCTTCCGAGCCACCGCCTCGGAAGACGGCGCGCGCGGTTTCCGCGTCACGGTGGCGGGCGGCACCGCCATTCTGTGCCGCACCGGCGCGGTGATCCACGAATTCATCCCGACCGGCGAGATCTACGACGTCGCCGACGCGGTGATGCGGGTGTTCGCCGAGTTTGGCGACTACCAGCACCGCCAGCGCAACCGCTTGAAGTTCCTGGTCAAGAGCATGGGCTGGGATCGCTGGCTCGAGGAATACCGGCGCGCGCTCGCCGGCGTCCGCGCCGAGCCCCGCCGGGCTCGCCCGTTCGACGCGGATCACGCCGAAATCGAAGCGCCGCCGGACTGGCCGGCCCCCCAGGCGCCTGACCCCGTCGCGATCGAGGCGCGAGCCAACGCGGCCCATCTGCGCGGCGCCGGCACCCGCCCGTCGCTGCTGCCGATCACCAACGACTCGGAAGAGCGCTGGCTGCGCACCAACGTGCGGCCGCAGAAGCAGCGCGGCTACGCCATGGCGATCGTGACGATTCCGCTCGGCGATCTCACGGCGCCGCAGTTCCGGATCGTCGCCGATCTCGCGGCGGCCTACGGGGACGGTAGCGTGCGCGTCACGGTCGAACAGAACCTCATCATCCGCTGGGTGAAAATGGACCGGCTCCACGACTTGTACGTGGCGCTCGACGCGGCCCGGCTCTCCCACTCAGGGCTCGGCACGATCGCCGACGTCGTCAGTTGCCCCGGCGCCGAGACCTGCCGGATCGCGGTCACCCAGTCACGTGGCCTCGGGCATCTTCTCGGCGAGCACCTGCGCGCCAACCCCGAACTGGCGGCGGCAGCCGGCCCCGGTGACATCAAGATCAGTGGCTGCCCGAACGGATGCGGACAGCATCACATCTCGGCGATTGGTTTCCAGGGCAGTATCCGGAAGCTCGGCGCGAGAGCCGTCCCCCAGTACTTCGTCATGGTCGGGGGCGGCGTCGACACCGACGGAGCCGCGTTCGGCCGCATCGCGGCCAAGATCCCGGCGCGCCGCGCGCCCGAAGCGGTCGAACGCCTGATCGCGCTCTATCGTGCCGAACGCCGCGACCGCGAGCTCCTCTCGGATTACTTCCGCCGCGCCGATGCCGTCCGGGTCAAGCAGGTGCTGGCGGATCTCGAGAGCCTGAGCGACGCCACCGCGCGCCCCGAGGACTTCATCGACCTCGCCGAGGATCAGGAGTTCGCGCCGGTGATCCTCGACGGCGAGTGCAGCGCGTAA
- a CDS encoding bifunctional precorrin-2 dehydrogenase/sirohydrochlorin ferrochelatase: MTLFPLFLKLEGRRVLVVGGGPVAASKLASLRAAGADVLVVAPEVCASIRETDVQIAQRPFEDADLDTAWLVVAAATPAVNARVARAAEERQIFVNAVDDPANASAYLGGVVRRSGVTLAISTSGEAPALAGLLREGLDRLLPADLDRWGEAARDARRDWKAGQVPMADRRPLLLDALNAIYDRDAALTPAAGRERRSR; the protein is encoded by the coding sequence ATGACTCTGTTTCCGTTGTTTCTCAAGCTCGAAGGGCGCCGCGTGCTCGTGGTCGGTGGCGGCCCCGTCGCCGCCTCGAAGCTCGCCTCGCTGCGCGCCGCCGGCGCCGACGTGCTGGTCGTGGCGCCGGAGGTCTGTGCGTCGATCCGCGAGACCGACGTCCAGATCGCGCAGCGCCCGTTCGAGGACGCCGATCTGGACACGGCGTGGCTGGTGGTGGCGGCGGCTACGCCGGCCGTCAACGCACGCGTGGCGCGCGCCGCCGAAGAGCGGCAGATCTTCGTGAACGCCGTCGACGATCCGGCAAACGCCTCGGCCTATCTGGGCGGCGTCGTGCGGCGCTCTGGGGTGACGCTGGCCATTTCCACCTCAGGCGAGGCGCCCGCGCTTGCCGGCCTGCTGCGTGAAGGCCTGGATCGGCTGCTGCCCGCCGATCTCGATCGCTGGGGCGAGGCCGCGCGCGACGCCCGGCGCGACTGGAAGGCCGGCCAGGTCCCGATGGCGGACCGGCGGCCCCTGCTGCTCGACGCACTCAACGCGATCTACGACCGTGACGCGGCGTTGACGCCGGCGGCCGGACGCGAGCGGAGAAGCCGATGA
- a CDS encoding cupin domain-containing protein — protein MPKLIEKPTVIDCVGTKPKQIQEYAGRVNSGHAGVSVARMISPSGWEEPGQRPEFEEITVVLKGTLRVQHENGVLEVGAGQGIVTSPGEWVRYSTPGPDGAEYVAVCLPAFSPTTVHRDE, from the coding sequence ATGCCGAAACTGATCGAGAAGCCGACGGTCATCGACTGCGTCGGTACCAAGCCGAAGCAGATTCAGGAATATGCGGGCCGGGTGAATTCGGGCCATGCGGGTGTCAGTGTGGCGCGGATGATCTCGCCGAGCGGATGGGAAGAGCCGGGCCAGCGGCCGGAGTTCGAGGAGATCACCGTCGTGCTGAAGGGCACGCTGCGCGTCCAACACGAGAACGGCGTACTCGAGGTAGGAGCGGGCCAGGGGATCGTCACCAGTCCAGGCGAGTGGGTTCGTTACAGCACGCCTGGACCGGATGGTGCGGAATACGTCGCCGTGTGCCTGCCGGCGTTTTCGCCGACGACGGTCCACCGCGACGAGTAG
- a CDS encoding O-methyltransferase: protein MPDVLDPSLTAYLDSLVPARHPELLAMEAYAAEHDFPIVGPACAHVCYQIARMIGARRIFELGSGYGYSTAFFARAVKENGGGEVHHVVWDEDLSKKARGHLAALGLDDVVHYHAAEAVATLRETAGPFDLIFNDIMKKDYPASLPVIDDKLRRGGVLIVDNMLWSRRVLDGIDQAADTQGVRELTRLLQRQPWITSLIPVRDGLLIALKS from the coding sequence ATGCCGGACGTCCTCGACCCGTCGCTGACCGCGTACCTCGATTCGCTCGTGCCCGCGCGACACCCCGAGCTTCTCGCCATGGAGGCCTACGCGGCCGAACACGATTTCCCGATCGTCGGGCCGGCGTGCGCCCACGTCTGTTATCAGATCGCGCGCATGATCGGCGCGCGCCGCATCTTCGAGCTCGGCTCCGGTTACGGCTACTCGACCGCCTTCTTCGCCCGAGCCGTCAAGGAAAACGGCGGCGGGGAAGTGCACCACGTCGTCTGGGACGAGGACCTCTCGAAGAAGGCGCGCGGTCACCTCGCGGCGCTCGGGCTCGACGACGTCGTGCACTATCACGCCGCCGAGGCGGTCGCCACCCTGCGGGAAACGGCCGGGCCGTTCGACCTCATCTTCAACGACATCATGAAGAAGGACTATCCGGCATCGCTTCCGGTCATCGACGACAAGCTCAGGCGCGGAGGAGTGCTCATCGTCGACAATATGCTGTGGAGCCGTCGCGTCCTCGACGGCATCGACCAGGCTGCCGATACGCAGGGAGTTCGGGAGCTGACCCGGCTGCTGCAGCGTCAGCCGTGGATTACCTCGCTCATTCCCGTTCGCGACGGATTGCTCATCGCCCTGAAGAGCTGA
- the cobA gene encoding uroporphyrinogen-III C-methyltransferase: MSGIVSLVGAGPGDPSLLTRAALARLRKADLVLYDALVTQDVLRLAPRARRFPVGKRARRPSMRQSTINALMIRAAKRGQRVVRLKGGDPFVFGRGGEEALALRAANIPFEVIPGVTSAVAAPALANIPLTHRGVSSAFTVIAGHARESYEPVVAAIAPGPLTLVFLMAVAEQRGIAEALVVRGWPASTPAALLFAASRDEAETWTGTLADLAGGRGLIDRERPGMIVVGDVINVRGQLGFRATDDAMDAVTVRR, translated from the coding sequence ATGAGCGGCATCGTGTCGCTGGTCGGCGCCGGCCCGGGCGATCCGTCGCTGCTGACGCGGGCTGCGCTGGCGCGGCTGCGCAAGGCCGACCTCGTGCTGTACGACGCGCTCGTCACGCAGGACGTGCTGCGGCTGGCGCCGCGGGCCCGCCGGTTCCCCGTCGGCAAGCGGGCGCGGCGGCCGAGCATGCGCCAGTCGACGATCAACGCGCTGATGATCCGCGCGGCGAAACGCGGCCAGCGCGTGGTGCGCCTCAAAGGAGGCGATCCCTTCGTGTTCGGCCGCGGCGGCGAGGAGGCGCTCGCCCTGCGCGCAGCCAACATTCCATTCGAGGTCATCCCCGGCGTCACGAGCGCGGTGGCGGCGCCGGCGCTCGCCAACATCCCGTTGACGCACCGCGGCGTGTCGTCGGCGTTCACGGTGATCGCCGGCCACGCGCGCGAGAGCTATGAACCGGTGGTCGCGGCGATTGCGCCGGGCCCGCTGACGCTCGTATTCCTGATGGCGGTGGCGGAACAGCGCGGCATCGCCGAAGCGCTCGTCGTCCGCGGCTGGCCGGCGTCGACGCCGGCGGCGCTCCTCTTTGCCGCGTCACGCGACGAGGCGGAGACGTGGACCGGCACGCTGGCGGATCTGGCCGGCGGCAGGGGCCTCATCGATCGGGAGCGCCCCGGCATGATCGTCGTCGGCGACGTGATCAATGTCCGCGGTCAGCTGGGCTTCCGCGCCACCGACGACGCGATGGACGCCGTGACGGTGCGCCGATGA
- the moeB gene encoding molybdopterin-synthase adenylyltransferase MoeB: MAGGSGAAAPAASAELTPEEIKRYSRHLILPEVGLAGQQKLKAAKVLLIGAGGLGSPAGLYLAAAGVGRVGIVDFDAVDFSNLQRQILHGTADVGRSKLHSAADRLRAINPAIEIDTYETALTSKNALDLFKDYDVILDGTDNFPTRYLVNDACVLLRKPNAYGSIFRFEGQASVFGVPGGPCYRCLYPEPPPPGLVPSCAEGGVLGVLPGVIGTIQATEAIKLILGVGQTLSGRLLLYDAFNMRFRELKLRRDPACPVCGDHPTVTALIDYDQFCGVAPTGAASVPETTSAELKARIDRGDRPFILDVREPNEFQICRIPGSTLIPLGELPRRLDELPQGPGAPDIVVHCKMGGRSAKAVRTLTEKGFTRVQNLKGGILDWIDTIDPTQTKY, encoded by the coding sequence GTGGCCGGAGGCTCCGGCGCCGCCGCGCCGGCGGCGAGCGCGGAGCTGACGCCGGAGGAGATCAAGCGGTACAGCCGTCACCTGATCCTGCCCGAGGTCGGCCTCGCCGGACAGCAGAAGCTGAAGGCCGCGAAGGTGCTGCTCATCGGCGCCGGCGGCCTCGGCTCCCCGGCCGGTCTGTATCTGGCGGCCGCCGGCGTCGGCCGCGTCGGGATCGTCGACTTCGACGCCGTGGATTTCAGCAACCTGCAGCGCCAGATCCTGCACGGCACTGCCGATGTGGGGCGCTCGAAGCTGCACTCGGCGGCCGACCGGCTGCGCGCGATCAACCCGGCGATCGAGATCGACACCTACGAAACGGCGCTGACCTCGAAGAACGCGCTCGACCTGTTCAAGGACTACGACGTCATCCTCGACGGCACCGACAACTTTCCGACGCGATATCTGGTCAACGACGCCTGTGTGCTGCTGCGCAAACCGAACGCCTACGGCAGCATCTTCCGGTTCGAGGGGCAGGCCTCGGTGTTCGGCGTTCCCGGCGGTCCCTGCTACCGCTGCCTGTACCCCGAGCCGCCACCGCCCGGGCTCGTGCCCAGCTGCGCCGAAGGGGGCGTGCTCGGCGTGCTGCCTGGGGTGATCGGCACCATCCAGGCGACCGAGGCGATCAAGCTCATTCTGGGCGTTGGACAGACGCTCAGCGGCCGGCTGTTGCTCTACGACGCGTTCAACATGCGCTTCCGCGAGCTGAAGCTGCGGCGCGATCCGGCGTGCCCGGTGTGCGGGGATCACCCGACAGTCACGGCGCTCATCGACTACGACCAGTTTTGCGGGGTCGCCCCGACGGGAGCGGCGTCGGTCCCGGAGACGACGTCAGCGGAGCTGAAGGCGCGGATCGATCGCGGCGACCGCCCGTTCATCCTCGACGTGCGCGAGCCCAATGAATTCCAGATCTGCCGCATCCCCGGCTCGACGCTGATTCCGCTCGGCGAGCTGCCGCGCCGCCTCGACGAGCTGCCGCAGGGCCCTGGAGCTCCCGACATCGTCGTCCACTGCAAGATGGGCGGCCGCAGCGCCAAGGCAGTGCGGACCCTGACTGAAAAGGGATTCACGCGCGTGCAGAACCTCAAGGGCGGCATCCTCGACTGGATCGACACGATCGATCCGACGCAGACGAAGTACTAG
- a CDS encoding pyridoxal-phosphate dependent enzyme codes for MSTALPISRPSDLGHRASVLDLIGDTPLVRLEALETNGSQIYAKLEWQNPGGSVKDRAAARMIVEGERSGALRPGGTILDATSGNTGIAYAMIGAALGYRVRLCVPANVTPERLRMLRAFGADLVLTDPMDGSDGAIREARAIHQREPHLFYPDQYNNEANWRAHYDTTGLEIWRQTEGAVTHFVAGLGTSGTFTGTTRRLRVLNPALKAYSVQPDGPLHGIEGLKHMATSIVPGIYDERLADEDLRIATEDAHAMTRRLAADLGWFAGISSGAVAVAAARLASQHPGAVVVTIFPDGGARYLSEPFWSEAR; via the coding sequence ATGAGCACCGCTCTTCCGATTTCACGTCCATCGGATCTCGGTCATCGGGCATCCGTGCTCGATCTCATCGGTGACACGCCTCTCGTGCGCCTCGAGGCGCTGGAGACCAACGGCTCGCAGATTTACGCGAAGCTCGAATGGCAGAACCCCGGCGGCTCGGTCAAGGATCGCGCCGCGGCCCGGATGATCGTCGAGGGGGAGCGCAGCGGCGCGCTGAGGCCTGGCGGCACGATTCTCGATGCCACGTCGGGAAACACGGGCATCGCTTACGCGATGATCGGCGCGGCGCTGGGCTACCGTGTCCGGCTGTGCGTGCCGGCCAACGTCACGCCGGAACGGCTCCGCATGCTGCGGGCGTTCGGCGCCGATCTGGTGCTCACCGATCCGATGGACGGCTCGGACGGTGCCATCCGCGAGGCGCGCGCCATCCACCAGCGCGAACCGCACCTGTTCTATCCCGACCAGTACAACAACGAGGCCAACTGGCGCGCCCACTACGACACGACGGGCCTCGAGATCTGGCGTCAGACCGAGGGCGCGGTCACCCACTTCGTGGCCGGCCTCGGCACGAGCGGCACTTTTACCGGCACGACCCGCCGGCTGCGCGTTCTGAATCCGGCCCTCAAGGCCTACTCGGTGCAGCCAGACGGGCCGCTGCACGGCATCGAAGGCCTGAAGCACATGGCCACCTCGATCGTCCCGGGGATCTACGACGAGCGGCTCGCCGATGAAGACCTGCGCATCGCCACGGAAGACGCGCACGCGATGACGCGCCGGCTCGCCGCCGACCTCGGCTGGTTCGCCGGCATTTCGAGCGGCGCGGTCGCGGTCGCCGCGGCGCGGCTCGCCTCGCAGCATCCGGGGGCCGTCGTCGTCACCATCTTCCCGGATGGCGGCGCCCGCTATCTGTCGGAACCCTTCTGGAGCGAGGCGCGATGA